Proteins from a genomic interval of Collinsella sp. zg1085:
- the murD gene encoding UDP-N-acetylmuramoyl-L-alanine--D-glutamate ligase codes for MKLINAHSLLILGLGRTGKDLALWAQTTKEAKFDHICIYAGAQTESTQASRALEAAGIEIVYGTEQIQGSFDLCVASPGISEHSAFFAAARAASQEIIGEPELAYRCSPQNWCTITGTNGKTTTTSLIHTIMQAADKPSQAVGNIGNACIRAVEHRSSDSWMVAELSSYQLATTSELHPHVAVLLNITPDHVSWHGSIEAYAAAKAKMFDQMGVHDLAIIDVDDAGIQRYTELLARNDLRICEVSLTDTGAENAAFVRNEALVVRRSGHEIKLVASSELNIVGTHNIINALAASAASLEMGASAEAVCTGLRTFMPLEHRIQLVGEIAGVRYINDSKATNTDATLKALTAFPNTALTLLIGGHDKHTPLEEFAGEIVRKTAHIICFGEAGPRLYEACLEALHQACDAEQQSNHRGVEGTNYAQLHQAKHLKDALWCAAKLTQPDGVVLLSPACSSFDEFHSFEERGAAFCSYVAELSQTADVSDMKVRYGA; via the coding sequence ATGAAGCTTATCAATGCGCACTCCCTGCTAATTCTCGGTCTTGGTAGAACTGGCAAAGACTTAGCTCTTTGGGCACAAACAACAAAAGAGGCAAAGTTTGACCATATATGTATCTATGCTGGTGCTCAGACTGAGTCAACACAGGCTTCACGTGCACTTGAAGCAGCGGGTATTGAAATTGTGTATGGTACAGAGCAGATACAAGGAAGTTTTGACCTGTGTGTTGCAAGTCCAGGCATCTCAGAACATAGTGCATTTTTTGCTGCTGCGCGTGCAGCGTCTCAAGAAATTATCGGCGAGCCTGAACTAGCATATCGCTGCTCACCTCAAAATTGGTGCACTATTACCGGAACAAATGGCAAGACAACCACCACCTCACTTATTCATACCATAATGCAAGCAGCAGATAAGCCAAGCCAAGCGGTTGGCAATATTGGTAATGCATGCATTAGGGCAGTCGAGCATCGTAGTTCTGATTCATGGATGGTTGCTGAGCTATCAAGTTATCAACTAGCTACAACGAGCGAACTTCACCCACACGTAGCAGTACTTCTCAATATTACGCCTGATCATGTGAGTTGGCACGGCAGTATTGAGGCATATGCAGCTGCCAAGGCAAAGATGTTTGACCAGATGGGTGTGCATGATTTAGCGATTATTGATGTTGATGATGCAGGTATACAGCGCTATACCGAACTACTTGCGCGCAATGATTTACGCATATGCGAAGTATCACTAACCGATACCGGCGCTGAAAACGCGGCATTTGTGCGCAATGAAGCGCTTGTTGTGCGCCGCTCTGGTCACGAGATTAAGCTTGTTGCGTCTTCTGAGCTTAATATTGTTGGCACGCATAATATAATCAATGCCCTTGCTGCAAGTGCTGCCTCTCTTGAAATGGGCGCATCAGCTGAGGCTGTATGCACCGGTCTCCGCACATTTATGCCGCTTGAACATCGTATCCAGCTGGTGGGCGAGATTGCGGGGGTGCGCTACATCAACGACTCTAAAGCAACGAATACCGATGCGACCCTTAAAGCGCTCACGGCCTTTCCTAATACGGCTCTAACCTTGTTAATAGGGGGTCATGACAAGCATACGCCGCTTGAGGAGTTTGCTGGCGAAATTGTGAGAAAAACAGCTCATATCATTTGCTTTGGTGAGGCGGGGCCGCGCTTATATGAGGCGTGCTTAGAGGCACTTCACCAAGCATGCGACGCTGAGCAACAAAGCAATCATCGAGGAGTTGAGGGCACAAATTACGCTCAGCTGCATCAAGCAAAACATCTCAAAGATGCTCTTTGGTGTGCCGCAAAGCTTACGCAGCCGGACGGTGTTGTTTTGTTGTCGCCCGCGTGCTCATCATTTGATGAGTTTCATTCGTTTGAAGAGCGCGGGGCTGCCTTTTGCTCATATGTTGCTGAATTGTCACAGACAGCAGATGTCAGCGATATGAAGGTGCGCTATGGCGCGTGA
- the mraY gene encoding phospho-N-acetylmuramoyl-pentapeptide-transferase: MFGNPSYPTYQAFLALGIAAAITLLLMPLWIKILRFEGIGQQVRADGPERHLIKQGTPTMGGVVILLGIVGSCFLMGQMSMQMLLALGATIATGALGLFDDISSVAHGRSLGLTPLAKMLGLTAIVLIFFVLAITYCGVQPRISFPGGFQIDLGILSTEFMLGDTLIRIPWLYLVFVFLLLAGMSNAVNLTDGLDGLAGGTSMMAMLIMAAICFLSHDANLAIFCASAAGACIGFLWFNSYPASIFMGDTGSLALGGGFAAVAILTNTEVVSLVVGGIFIMEALSVMIQVISFKRTGKRVFLMAPLHHHFEKLGWAETKVVIRFWIISAACGALGLALFFQLG, encoded by the coding sequence ATGTTCGGGAATCCATCCTACCCAACCTACCAGGCATTTTTGGCACTTGGCATTGCAGCTGCAATTACACTTTTGCTCATGCCGCTTTGGATAAAGATTTTACGGTTTGAAGGAATAGGGCAGCAGGTACGTGCTGATGGACCTGAGCGCCATCTCATTAAACAAGGAACTCCCACTATGGGTGGCGTGGTTATTCTGCTTGGTATTGTGGGCTCTTGTTTCTTAATGGGACAGATGAGCATGCAGATGCTTTTGGCGCTTGGTGCAACAATTGCAACCGGTGCCCTGGGTTTGTTCGACGATATTTCAAGCGTTGCTCATGGGCGCTCGCTTGGTTTAACGCCACTTGCCAAAATGCTTGGTCTCACAGCCATTGTGCTGATTTTCTTTGTGCTGGCAATTACGTATTGTGGCGTTCAGCCACGTATTAGCTTTCCTGGCGGTTTTCAGATTGACCTTGGTATTTTGAGCACTGAGTTTATGCTGGGTGATACCCTTATTCGGATTCCGTGGCTCTACTTGGTCTTTGTTTTTTTGTTGCTTGCTGGTATGTCAAATGCTGTCAATTTAACGGATGGTTTAGATGGTCTTGCAGGCGGAACGTCCATGATGGCAATGCTTATCATGGCGGCAATTTGCTTTTTGTCTCACGATGCAAACCTAGCTATTTTTTGTGCATCAGCAGCAGGAGCCTGCATTGGATTTTTGTGGTTTAACTCCTATCCAGCAAGCATCTTTATGGGTGATACTGGTTCATTGGCTCTTGGGGGAGGCTTTGCTGCGGTTGCTATTTTAACCAATACCGAGGTGGTATCGCTGGTAGTAGGCGGGATATTTATCATGGAGGCACTGTCTGTCATGATTCAAGTTATCAGCTTTAAGCGCACCGGCAAGCGGGTCTTCTTAATGGCGCCGCTTCATCATCATTTTGAGAAACTTGGTTGGGCTGAAACCAAGGTTGTCATTCGCTTTTGGATTATCTCTGCTGCTTGCGGTGCGCTTGGCCTAGCTCTCTTTTTTCAGTTGGGATAG
- the murF gene encoding UDP-N-acetylmuramoyl-tripeptide--D-alanyl-D-alanine ligase — MIEIAVSEFARLPQLVKLCGEDSMHLKGLTIDSRQVMDGSIFVAFTGENLDGNQFARPALEAGAGAVVLSRQPDTELVNFAQKQGAALFYCPNPENLLLNLAHWYREQLACVVVGVTGSIGKTTTKDSLAHILSKHFRVHVTQGNFNSVIGLPLTVCAAPRGTEVLILEMGMDGFGQIERLSRCACPNYAIITKIGTSHVGLLGGREQIARAKSEIVAGMPASAQSVLGHSSRLFLSGEDDFSSYIVESAAAPAGIEPLYCGMGANNDVRAYDIRLDEEGHPHFKLRFADGDTVPVHLSLTGQQSVINAVYAAGVAHELGMSAQEIAAAMSDIQLTGHRQEMRVSKLGARIIDDSYNASPESIAAALKLLQQLPCSGKRVAILGEMGELGEEASRMHGLCGAYAAASHLDTLIVVGTSECAAALVEAAGLMGMLPDSVVRVPSVDELMTQFENSFTTGDVVLIKASRFMQLDRFVEKVC, encoded by the coding sequence ATGATTGAGATAGCCGTATCAGAGTTTGCGCGTCTCCCGCAGCTTGTGAAGCTGTGTGGTGAAGATAGTATGCATCTCAAAGGGCTTACTATCGATTCGCGCCAGGTGATGGACGGGTCAATATTTGTAGCGTTTACCGGTGAGAATTTGGATGGAAACCAGTTTGCTCGGCCCGCACTTGAGGCAGGGGCGGGCGCTGTAGTGTTATCACGACAGCCTGATACTGAGCTCGTGAACTTTGCACAAAAGCAAGGTGCAGCACTTTTTTATTGTCCTAATCCGGAGAATTTGTTACTCAATCTTGCACATTGGTATCGTGAACAGCTTGCCTGTGTGGTAGTAGGTGTAACCGGCTCTATTGGTAAAACCACAACAAAAGATAGCCTTGCTCATATCTTGTCTAAGCATTTTCGTGTACATGTAACGCAGGGAAATTTTAATAGCGTCATTGGTTTGCCACTTACGGTTTGCGCTGCTCCTCGTGGTACTGAGGTACTGATTTTAGAAATGGGCATGGATGGTTTTGGTCAGATTGAGCGATTATCGCGTTGTGCCTGTCCAAACTATGCCATTATCACAAAGATTGGCACCTCACACGTTGGGCTGTTAGGCGGTCGCGAGCAGATTGCCCGTGCTAAGTCAGAAATTGTGGCAGGGATGCCTGCATCGGCTCAGTCCGTTTTAGGACATAGCAGCCGACTGTTCCTATCAGGCGAAGATGACTTTAGCTCATATATTGTAGAGAGTGCTGCTGCACCTGCAGGTATTGAGCCGCTATATTGTGGTATGGGTGCAAATAATGATGTGCGCGCATACGACATACGCCTCGATGAAGAGGGGCATCCTCATTTCAAGCTGCGCTTTGCTGATGGTGATACGGTGCCGGTACATCTATCTTTGACAGGACAGCAGTCGGTAATTAACGCCGTCTATGCTGCAGGAGTGGCTCATGAGCTTGGCATGTCAGCACAAGAGATTGCAGCTGCTATGTCAGACATTCAGCTCACAGGACACCGTCAGGAAATGCGAGTGAGTAAGCTCGGTGCGCGCATAATTGATGACTCCTACAACGCGAGCCCCGAATCAATTGCGGCAGCACTTAAGCTCTTGCAACAGCTACCGTGCTCTGGCAAGCGCGTGGCTATTCTGGGTGAAATGGGGGAGTTAGGCGAGGAGGCCAGCCGCATGCATGGGCTCTGCGGTGCCTATGCTGCTGCTTCTCATCTTGATACGCTTATTGTTGTGGGCACAAGTGAGTGTGCAGCTGCACTTGTGGAGGCAGCAGGTCTTATGGGTATGCTGCCTGATAGCGTGGTTCGTGTTCCATCAGTTGACGAGCTCATGACACAGTTTGAAAATAGCTTTACTACAGGTGACGTGGTGCTTATAAAGGCATCACGTTTTATGCAACTTGACCGTTTTGTTGAAAAGGTTTGTTAA
- a CDS encoding penicillin-binding protein 2, whose protein sequence is MSRRDDYDRTRGSDAQRRARLRQAGLEARSMRRERGVAERGDTGKNSRTRDTRASRETDAITTTFLTRRSAIAAVFGITGFAAVVRLLDYQLMNAEKYRQQADIRRLSNITLYAKRGTIYDRNGNVLAASEECRNVYVNPKLIKNKDKAVAALVEILGEDEARVREICNKETTFAYIRRQVDMDDAQKLEDKGIAGIEFEQAMKRVYPYGKLASQVLGVVNLDNEGISGLEHYYDDILKGTNGSIVRERARDGSFIAGGAYKKEPAVDGTNLILSIDTTIQASAEEAMELGVAEAQAKYGSAVVCDPTTGEILAACSYPTYDQQDLANARYEDMNLRIVTDAYEPGSVFKTLVAGMGCDMEVINPDTNFYVPAVVKAGDDDVHDVDNRDFGMDMTLREILRRSSNTGMILVGQTIGADHFAEYLKAYGIGEPTGIDFSGESTGIVRARENYDGASVAAMSFGQALAVSPVQMLRAETGIANKGIMSVPHFLKAQAGEEIDWSKYQKRAISEAAAEQISSMMQTVVAEGTGAAAQIEGYTIAGKTGTAQRAGVGGGYEKGNNMASFLGFVSPEDSRAMVYITLDGTANMSAFAIKPFRTIMQSAIDVLGIERDA, encoded by the coding sequence ATGTCTCGTCGAGATGATTATGACCGCACTCGTGGCAGCGATGCTCAACGCCGCGCTCGTTTGCGCCAAGCTGGTCTTGAGGCTCGCTCCATGCGCCGTGAGCGTGGGGTGGCTGAGCGTGGGGACACTGGTAAAAACTCGCGCACACGTGACACGAGAGCAAGCCGAGAGACCGACGCAATCACCACGACGTTTCTAACGCGGCGCTCAGCTATTGCTGCTGTCTTTGGTATTACGGGCTTTGCTGCTGTTGTGCGTTTGCTTGACTACCAGCTTATGAATGCCGAGAAGTATCGCCAACAAGCTGATATTCGTCGTTTGTCTAATATCACGCTCTATGCAAAGCGCGGCACAATATATGACCGAAACGGTAATGTGCTTGCTGCCAGTGAAGAATGTCGCAATGTATACGTTAATCCCAAGCTGATAAAAAACAAGGATAAGGCTGTTGCCGCGCTTGTTGAGATTCTTGGTGAGGATGAAGCTCGGGTACGCGAGATTTGTAACAAAGAAACAACCTTTGCCTACATTCGCCGCCAAGTTGATATGGACGACGCGCAAAAACTCGAGGATAAAGGCATTGCGGGCATTGAGTTTGAACAGGCTATGAAGCGTGTATATCCTTACGGAAAGCTCGCTTCACAGGTGTTGGGTGTGGTAAACCTCGATAATGAGGGCATCTCTGGGCTTGAGCACTATTATGACGACATTCTCAAAGGGACAAACGGCTCAATTGTGCGCGAGCGTGCGCGTGATGGCAGCTTTATAGCTGGTGGTGCATATAAAAAAGAGCCTGCGGTTGACGGAACGAATTTAATACTGAGTATTGATACCACCATTCAGGCGAGTGCTGAAGAGGCAATGGAGCTTGGCGTTGCTGAGGCGCAGGCAAAATATGGGTCTGCCGTGGTCTGTGATCCAACAACAGGGGAGATTTTAGCGGCTTGCTCCTATCCTACCTATGACCAGCAAGACCTTGCAAACGCGCGCTATGAAGATATGAATCTGCGCATTGTAACTGATGCATACGAGCCCGGGTCAGTTTTTAAAACCTTAGTTGCCGGTATGGGTTGTGACATGGAAGTTATCAATCCTGATACTAATTTCTACGTGCCTGCGGTGGTAAAAGCAGGCGATGACGATGTCCACGACGTGGACAATCGCGACTTTGGCATGGATATGACCTTGCGTGAGATTTTGCGCCGTTCATCTAACACCGGCATGATTTTGGTTGGTCAAACCATTGGCGCCGATCACTTTGCAGAGTATCTCAAAGCTTATGGTATTGGAGAGCCAACCGGTATTGATTTTTCTGGTGAGTCAACCGGTATTGTGCGTGCTCGTGAGAATTATGATGGTGCAAGCGTGGCTGCTATGTCGTTTGGTCAAGCACTTGCGGTGTCCCCCGTTCAGATGCTGCGCGCCGAGACAGGTATTGCAAATAAGGGCATTATGAGCGTGCCACATTTTCTCAAGGCTCAAGCTGGTGAAGAAATTGACTGGTCAAAGTATCAAAAACGTGCCATATCCGAGGCGGCTGCCGAGCAGATTAGCTCAATGATGCAAACGGTGGTAGCCGAAGGTACGGGCGCTGCGGCACAGATTGAGGGCTATACCATAGCAGGTAAAACGGGTACGGCTCAGCGTGCAGGCGTTGGTGGCGGTTACGAAAAGGGTAATAACATGGCATCGTTTTTGGGCTTTGTATCGCCTGAAGACTCGCGTGCAATGGTGTATATCACCCTTGATGGCACGGCAAATATGTCGGCCTTTGCAATAAAGCCGTTTCGTACCATTATGCAATCAGCCATTGATGTGTTAGGTATTGAGCGCGATGCCTAA